The genomic stretch gcggaaaccggagcccgtactccaagtgccgcatgTATACACCGGTGTAGCCcggcggagggcaacagacggcctgaccctcctcagggataacaatcttatatcccctgccaaagaaaaaatggccctcgaaaaatctctcgccggaacaactggcgagcttatgggtccaagcatggtcaaggcggaccttacaggcgtcgccgtgatccataacgtactgcctctcctcattaggacgagccttTTCAGCATCACCACCAAAATCGTCCGCGTCGTCATCGACTTCATCATCGTCATCCCATTCCTCCAAATatcgaggatcaacttcaggagaaggagacctagggcccccagaccttatcgggatggcatctggtttctcctcctcatcaagacgcgacggagaACCCCCCAGCGCCGAAGCGCTAGTCccagcgtcagcagaagacatgatagcaatgattatttaacaagagaagaaaggaaatttgtttgtttaccttgaagaaaaacactcgccggagtagcaaccctgaaaattagaagacaaagaaggccttggaagtttagagagaagaaaattttggagaatgaaattggtggccaaattCACGGaacaactgccctatttatagaaaaaaagcccataaagaaggaccaatcagagaacagcccatgaagcgtcagccaatcagcaagcagacacgtgtcggacatgcaaccacggaatgtcaatcgtcgcaacagttaaacgtcaatcaacgCAACAGTGATCAAGCATCTTCAACACGCCATTTCatatctctgcctattcatcttcctcaacaaattcctaggtatctgctctccgccggccacacgaTTAACCATGCTATGGAGCAACCtactgggggcaatcaaaagcaacggctaagactcccaaccctggtctcggccagcgtcacttccttttccacatcggatgccctttacacatccatgcggaggggggatatatatggtacggcctgataAGAACCAGGCCGAGATAGAAGAAGTCGATACAGAAAAGTTTCATAAGTTACtttcgcagaatatacgctcagcatacatcggagcccataccacggcatagactacgctgggggcaaattgatggggcatattctgcaccgctgaccaagtcaacatattgagcaaggtcaaggatatccacaacaagtcaacgactcagACAGCTTAGCCGATGAAGCCTATCGGCCTGTCACCTCGGTCTCGGcgtggcaaccagccagccgggacacatatccgcgtactcatatccaagactctcggccggcctgccatgggtccagcggccgagggtagaacggtctttccacctgctagccacttggccacttggccactacgtgacaaaaggtgaaagtctataaatactcctcaaccctcattgaggagggaatccacaaattaacctaagaatcactattcatctggtaatatcttccttatctctctacaatatatcctTAGCCAAGTACTAACAACTTATCCcattaagttcactgacttgagcgtcggagtgagtacgtttggcacaaagccaagccctcagttcgttcattgttgcaggagaggccgagaggaacgatagagacgtgaggaatccaactcgagacatcattctacaaaccacgggtggtaacaatacttgctctggaattacacccggaacaaaggTAATGCGGCTTCATCAAACCTATAGATTATAAAGAGTAAATAGATGCATTTTGAAAATTAAAGAATAAATGTTCTAAACAAATGCTCATTATAATGAGATTTTCTCTTTttattgagaaaaaaaattgaaacacaataagttttatttgttttatAGATAAAATCTCAAACATTATTATATATTAActatatattttttattttgcaattaaaataaaaaattatacaAACAGGCCGTGCGAAGCAcaggatactacctagtatatatatataactgggtttaaacgctgtggatgcgccacgtggcaTTTCAACTTTAATTACCATCATTAATTACAGCTGATCATTAAATAAGAACGTAATAAATGCAGCATAAATCTCAGCAAAGTATTAgttatagtttaataaatgttattataaaattacatcaaATAATTACTGTGGTTTAATTTTAAATTATTAAAAAACTATTTTGACAAAAATTATAAAATGTAAATCATTGCGTTTAgtgcgaaaaatgctttcaatagagtataattttcattatatttaatgaaatattttgatatgcatagatgattaaagtgagtatcTCAAAATGCTTTACATTTATGTAAAAAAACATTTAAGAAAATTATAAAACCTAGACCATTAAATCCatcaagaaaaatatatttggaagagtcattgtatttattacAAACAAAACTTAAAGCTAACTACAAAAGATAAGCTTTTATAGTGTGGAAATGAAAAAGTTATATTGCGACaaaataaatacactagagatttttTTGTGAGGGTTTAAGTAATGTGATAaagagtatgtatgtacacagtgatcacgAGTGCATtcgaataatcaaaataaaagtaatgattattacgTACAATAGTgctataaacgacatgaaaaagtagaaaacatattacatttttctttaatagtttcaattaaatatgtatacgtcaagtataaaaCGACATTGATTATGGCTAACtagatattacttttagttaaatattttatatgttactcCGTATTTTTTAAATACTTTTAatttaaacctcaaaaaataatatttgagaatgttcaacatattttatttataggtaaaatcttaaacatcattatatatactccgtagttgtttaaaaaaaatgTGCAAATTTCTAATagttatgtttgatacatagcaCATGCAAGACACAACCAAAACATTCGAATAAGTTTAGTTTGGACCTGATATGTTTGCTAATAGCTATGTTTGATACATAGCACATGCAAGACACAACCAAAACATTCGAATAAGTTTAGTTTGGACCTGATATGTTTGCTCCATAAATTTCACACGGtatacaaaaaaaattgaaaagtgtctataattatattcacatcattttgaacatatATTAGCTAATTTGGAGCATAAATCTAATTTAAGAACTGAATGTTGATTGTTACATTATTCAAATAcattttattataattaatactcccttctattcaatataaacttccctattttttttttctgccTATTCACAATAagttccctatttccttttttggtaagtatttgtgtggtccaaatttcattgtatggtggggtagtgtatttgtgtggtccaaatttatttatatggtggaataatgtgtttccttaatttttgtgtcaaaatgaaagaGGAAGTTTATTGTAcataggagggagtatgatatTTGATTAGTTACAaaattatttataaaacgttgatcatgcataaaTAATTATACTTATTAGTTACTCCGTATAATTAAAATTGCATGTATTTATTTTaatactgttccgggtgtaattccggagcagaatTATGACtacttaagcttgtagaatgacgtctttgcttgtctcttcctttcgctctctcctgtaaggatgaacaaactgagggctcggcttggtaccgagcgtactcactccgacgctcaagtcagtaaacttaaagagataagttgtgtgttaacttggcaaagtgtattgtagagagataagggagtttataccagattttcagttagtttttggatccttttctcaatgagagaagtggagtatttatagactttcaccttttgtcacgtagtggccaagtggccaagtgactagcaggtggaaagactatcttaccctcggccgagggacccatgccgggccggcaggcctagctgactccatgccgaggggactggatgtgagtacgcggatatgcctctcggccggctggttgccgagaccgagacccaagtgacaggccgacgggctatgtcggttaggctgtctaatacgttgacttgctgtcttttagctttgaccttgctcaatgtgttgactcggtcagcgggtgcagaatatgctccATCAAATACATTGAAGttaaaactaaaaaaaataagatttgagaaagattaatttattttatttataaacaaaaatattaaatgtcatatatgaattatattatttttcttcaattataataataaaagtttcaaacaggccgcgcgaagcgcgggatactacctagttgaTAGCGGGGTTTGTCGTACTCCCCCAATCAAACAAtttactcaactaatgtagtagggtagtcgaggtcgaatccacaaggagcaagggtgattactaattgttTAAATTCTTATGTTTAGCTAAGTCGCCAATAAAAGATGAGGTTGTTATATTAATGCTACCtaaaacaaaatgaaatgcaaacttaacaaaacaaaggtaaatgAGCAAGAAAGAAGGACAAGGTGTAGTTCAAATGAttaaaaggcctagaactcggttctcccacaacaattcgtaattccacatactaattccctaggctaatcatTCGGGTAGACAAGtaaggaggagatggctctaattcgcctaagaccccccctctcgggttcgaagtaggacagtagcactacccaccaaccctcctctcgggttcgaaggtcggaatccttaACTCAACACCCAACAACCCAAAAACGTGCACTTTTCCAAGGAGGTCAAGAAatcggtcaaggtcattaagcccccatcgtattccgggtcatcccactccctctctcgagggtcgatttcaaacgctagtctagaggtaCACTCCCttagttctccctttcggtctcaactaAGGTTAGCGATAAGACCAAATTCCGGGTACCCGAttcccaacctaaccaactctcgttggtggacaagggtcacaagtcgacactacccaaaaatcGATCCTTAAACCATgtaattcctctaaactaccctcaccaatttccccaaataattagccttcatgagattcaattagtgaaattactcatgtcgggtcaaatcgagtcctagtagaagactactcactaatcatgtttttaAAGGCAATAGAGACAATAAAGATGGAATCTTTATGCATAATCATGATGGAAGTACAaattctactactaatcatgcaataatccaacttaaattataaggaaaaacaatttaattcaagagacaatgaagattaaactaaaggcacaaactttaactcaataaactcaaagactcaatctttaacatgagaaattcaaagattcaatcttgtaaacaacaatggtgaatagagaaaagatgaacaagagagagaataacaacaatctaacataaacaattaagattaaactcgaaagaaaaacaaatgtaaacaaatgaaattaagaagagaaattataccaactcaatagcaaagaaaggaacttggattgaaatatggaaggattcttcaattctccaaatacaacccaaaattattaattgtaaactaatgaaaagagaagaacttgaatgaacaaaagaagaattaaactaataattaaagaaagataacaactttttattgaatggaaataagagaggaaatatgagggttttacaatattgagagagaataagATGAACTAGTCTAATTTCTAAGGTAAAGTAATGGGTAATAATGTCTAAGTGTGTGTTAATGGGTAGTTCTTTTTATActaatttattaattataatactactaattactactactactaataataataataatcctaacACACCACACCAACTACACGGCTCCCCAAATAATTGAACAAAAAGTAGACAAAAAAGGACAAAACAAGGAAAAAGGACGATCAGGGGTTCTTTGCGGGTCCACCGGCGGCCGGCCATGTCACCGGTAGCGAGGTCAATGAGAAAAGAGCAGAAATCAAGTGGGATGTGTGTTCTGCCGGTCAGTCGACCGCCGGGGCACCGGTAGAGAACAGCAAGACTGATGCTAAATTGTTGATTTGGTGCGTTGTgccggctggccggctgccggtgcctATGCCGGTAGCGAGGACTtcacaaaaaggaggaaaaaaagTGTGTGTTCTGCCGGTTGAGGGAGTCGACTGCCGGGGCACCGGCACGGAGAACAAAGCTTCATAAAAACTCAGTGCGAGTTCGAATCTGATTATGCATAGGAGATGGTGGGGTTGCTGTTGTTGATTAATGGTGAGGATTGATTATGGATTGACGGAGGATGGAGTTCAGGTTGTTGCGGGTTGAAGGTGAAGGACGCATGGGACAACAATGGTGATATTCGAAAATGGCGGTGGTGATGTCGAGCTTCTGGACTGGTGGCAGCCATGGTGATTGAAGCCGTTGCTGCTGAGATGTCGCAGATGGAGTTGGGAGTATGAATGACGATGATGACTGGTGAATGATGGTGAAGGTGAAGACGGGTTTGGAGTATGGTGATGTCGGGttgatgatgaatgatgaaggTGGCGTGAATTAATGTCGGGTTAAATGGTGCTCTGCTGTTGGTTTAATGGAGGTGGGCAGGGAATGGTGATGATGAAGTTGGTGGTATGTCAATGGTGGTGTGGCAAGATTGGTGTAGTTGTTGCGTGTTGGGGTTGACTTTGTCAAATGGTCAGCTTTGAccatttcttttgttttcatttgattCACATGCTTTGCTCCATGACCCGTCTCACTCCTCGATTTCCGTTCCCTTTTATTCTTACTCGAATCTCCACTTTATTATATCGCCTCGCCTACAAAttataaacaataaaataatattaatactaatGTTATTGAAatccgactaattattaaatataattaaaacgactaattattataaattaataaataaatgagctaattagacaattaagcacgcaaaattgagtcgtaataagatataaatgcggggtaaaaagtGACTAAAATGCTATTCATCACTAGTGtatatgtaaattgcaggaataatatatactccctccataccacatcaatggtaacattgagaatcttgaCATTATTCATGGTTATAGGGAattttcgatattattcttagtatataagacaaaatatagtcatgtgagatcttgtttgatttatcgtccagaatgctataagaatatcaaatttttataacttttaataatgtgtaactaaagatattcacgttgcaaaacatTTCTTGACAAGTGTGAAaaggtcaatgttaccattggtttGGTATAGAGGGAATATATGGTTGAATTTGATTTGAATCGGTTGCTAGCAATTTAAGATGAGACACGAAATGACCCAATTTTAAGACCACTCTCAAACAAGATCAGTTGCGAAGTCATGACATTTTGGGCCACCTTAATCCATAGCTAACAAAAAGTTAACATGAACTTTTTGTAAAAGCACAACAGATccgtctgaaataataagacaGACAGTTTCATCTCACAAAATACCTATTTAGGAAGTGAGTGGGAAAGTACATGGGGTGTCCCATCACCCATGTGATTTccacttgtgagaggtcttattgtTTCAGAGGTATCTTGcggtctgaagcaagacggactGTTGTAAAGAGGTAAGTAATGACCTCTTTTGCTCAATTTGGCTAATTTGATGACCTAATAGGTGACAAAAAGCAAATGATTAGAAAAATTGGAAAGTGAAAAATGAGTGAGTTGATTACCAAGGTGATCGATAAGTCGCCTTCTAGATAAAAGGGTGCAAATGAGTCAAGGTAAATAAGGTGCGATTAAGAGTAAAAATGGATGGTGACCTAATTAACTTGACTCTTGCTTAGAGGTGGTCTAATAGtcttgaaataaattaaaatggtCCATAATTATTTTACTGCATTATAGTATAACTAATTTTATAAGACACGAAATAAGCCAGGAAATTGGTCTAAAATCGAACAAGACCGAAAAAGAAATCTGGCGGACCTTACACTCGAAAATTTTCATTCCTCAATCGGATCGAACATTAACCTGATGCGGTCTTAGACTGAAATGGACCGAGAAGTAAGCTATGTCGGTGTTTAGTGTATATGATGAGTAAAAAATTTTTAATGTAAAATATTAATTCGTTTACAAAGTTAAGATTAGTCGTGATAAACATAAATTTTAGTTAATTCAGTCCAGATTTAAATTAAGTAGTCTTAATACGGACCCAAGTAAAGACCGACACCTTAAAAAATAATTACCCCAAATTCCTAAAGGAATTCAGTCTGGGTTCAATCCAAGCCAAATGATTTGGTCGGACTGTTTTTCCGATAGGACACAAACTAGCTCAGCCTTACAGTACATCTTCTGCAACCTATTCAATGCTATCGATATAACTGTGGATGCTGGGTTACTACTACCTCTATATTCTGCTACTGGTATTGAAGTTCAAACTGTCGGAATCGACCACTTGACCAAAGTTTAAAAATTTAAACTTTCTGCAACTTTCCGCCATCCCTGTGCAAACAACCTATGATGCCCTCCCTGCAACTGCATTTAACTAGCTGCTGACTCAGTCTTAGTATACTAATCATATACGTACTAACCAAAAAAACGTTAACAGGGTATGTCCGCAAATATATTTTCACGCAACATTATGTCAAACATTGTTTCAGCATACAATAAACAAAGGAACATCAGATCACTAAAACCAAGTTAGATTGCAAGACAACGCTATCCAATTGAGCACCTACATTCAGGCATTCAGCTACGGCTTGGGAACCTGTGGAGGTAATTGGTCTGATAGTTGTGACTTGTGAAGCAAGAAGGAGCTCAATCTTCTATAGTTTGTTGATGGAAAAAGATAACCACCCCATTGAACATCATAACAGATTTCCGTTCTGAAAGGGATGCCTAACTAAACTAACCTAACCAGATTCATGACGATATCATCAGAACTGAACCAAACGATTAAGCTACAGATCCCATGCGGAAAATACCCAATACAGAAACCTATAATCATGGAACCTCGTAGAGTGTGTGGGAAAAAGCAACCATACCACTCAAAGAAAGAGTACCCTGGCACTTGGTGAAGACCTTTGGAAACTCGACACATGCGTAACAAAATCCAGCTTGACCAGCTTCTCCATTAGTGTTAATTGACTCTTGTTAGGTACAATTACAAGTTTCTCCAAGACAGTCGCACTTCTGAGCAAGAATTCTACAAGTTGAAGCTGATGTTTGCAAGCTTTTCCGTAGCCATGAAGGGTGACAGTCCTCAGTTTTGGCATCACACATGGATTAGAAAGCTCGACAAGAGGCAAATCAGTACTGTCTTTGCAATCCAGACCAGAAAATAAACTAGGGGTATTGCATACACTTTCATTAGTCAAAGATGTGTCTGTGTATATAATGAGTTCTTCCAAGTGTATTGAACTTCTCATCAAATGATAGATGCCCAAGAGGCAGCTTTGACAGAATATACACAAGTGCAAAACTACACGCTTCCATCTGATTTGTAAAAGACGTGAATCATCTATTGAGTGAAGGAATGGCTGCAATTGAAGGAGATTGACattagtaatattttttttttactcaAACACTCACCAGTCATTACATCATAGAGGAATATGCCAAACATTAAACAATCCGTAAGAGATTGGTAAAAACAACATAAGCAAAGAGTTAGCTATATAACATAAACCTCGATATAAGCACAATGGTCACTAATCAGAGGAAGCTTATATCTGTCATAAACCAACGAAAAATGCTAGAGACTATATTGTTTTCAAGAAAGACCAAGAACTTACCTCAGAAGCATTACAGGATAATTGGAAAACATCACTACATGAGAACTTCTCCAAAAATAAATTAAACCCTGCAAATTCGTTCTCATCATCCATATCAAAGCACAACTCTTTGAGGTAGACATCTCGAACAGATGAAACATCAATGACCTTTGGTATCCGATTTATTCCCAATTCCAAACTTTTAAGCTTGGGAAAATCCAACAACCAAGGATCAACATCTTTGTCATCTTCTATAATTATAAGAGATAACTTACGAATGTTTGGAGCACTTATACTTTCATACTTGCAACAAAAAGGTTCCACAATACGCAGTTCTTGTAAGGAAGGGCTTCCACAAATAAAATCTTGGAATATCCCGTCAGACATGTCCGTATGGCAAAGTATAAGCTTCTTTAGAGACCCCAAGTTCACTTGAGGTAGTTTACAGATAAAACAGTGGGAGAGTTCAAGTGTAACAAGTGATTGACTTATTAGAAAATCTGGAAAGTCGTCACCGTTAA from Silene latifolia isolate original U9 population chromosome 2, ASM4854445v1, whole genome shotgun sequence encodes the following:
- the LOC141642393 gene encoding F-box/FBD/LRR-repeat protein At1g13570-like; this translates as MKSQKRKCFSKNRDRLSEMPDDVIVHILSYLPAVDAVRTMLIRRFGNLWTLMSNLMFEDKEILNKIDPDCTWENNDAEWFPIFIRNVLMLHKRPVIDKFHLLLEWVHSKSEAGDDVTMWLRFALDKQAKEIVFRDVGSEFINGDDFPDFLISQSLVTLELSHCFICKLPQVNLGSLKKLILCHTDMSDGIFQDFICGSPSLQELRIVEPFCCKYESISAPNIRKLSLIIIEDDKDVDPWLLDFPKLKSLELGINRIPKVIDVSSVRDVYLKELCFDMDDENEFAGFNLFLEKFSCSDVFQLSCNASEPFLHSIDDSRLLQIRWKRVVLHLCIFCQSCLLGIYHLMRSSIHLEELIIYTDTSLTNESVCNTPSLFSGLDCKDSTDLPLVELSNPCVMPKLRTVTLHGYGKACKHQLQLVEFLLRSATVLEKLVIVPNKSQLTLMEKLVKLDFVTHVSSFQRSSPSARVLFL